One segment of Streptosporangium brasiliense DNA contains the following:
- a CDS encoding ChbG/HpnK family deacetylase, with translation MSVLSPMVPCPSAPQAMRLLRRRPEIPFGIHLTLVCDLPGYRWRALAAEDSVPSLLDDAGELFTVTPAGRSEFLAQARLDEIELELRAQINAVADAGLTPTHLDFHCLADGGRDDILDLTVALAAEYGLAVRVWLGPGRQRMRRQGLPVVDNGFLDSFSLSVEDKPARYAQLLRDLPAGLSEWAVHPSTGGEESRAIDSGWRVRRTDYEFLTSPEARELLQQEGIVVIDYRTVQQAWSSVLR, from the coding sequence ATGTCAGTGCTCTCGCCAATGGTGCCGTGTCCGTCGGCGCCGCAGGCCATGCGCCTGCTACGCCGACGGCCGGAGATCCCGTTCGGGATCCACCTCACGCTGGTCTGCGACCTGCCCGGCTACCGGTGGAGAGCGCTGGCCGCGGAGGACAGCGTGCCCTCGCTGCTCGACGACGCGGGCGAGCTGTTCACGGTCACGCCCGCCGGGCGTTCCGAGTTCCTCGCCCAGGCCCGGCTCGACGAGATAGAGCTCGAGCTCCGCGCGCAGATCAACGCCGTGGCCGACGCCGGCCTCACGCCGACGCACCTGGACTTCCACTGCCTGGCCGACGGCGGACGCGACGACATTCTCGATCTGACCGTGGCGCTGGCCGCGGAGTACGGCCTGGCCGTGCGGGTCTGGCTCGGACCCGGGCGTCAGAGGATGCGGCGGCAGGGCTTGCCGGTCGTCGACAACGGATTCCTGGACAGCTTCTCCCTTAGCGTCGAGGATAAGCCGGCCCGATACGCCCAACTGCTACGCGACCTGCCGGCCGGGCTCAGCGAATGGGCGGTGCACCCCAGTACCGGCGGCGAGGAGTCGCGGGCGATCGACAGCGGCTGGCGCGTGCGCCGGACCGACTACGAGTTCCTGACCTCGCCGGAGGCCCGCGAGCTCCTCCAGCAGGAGGGCATCGTTGTGATCGACTACAGGACTGTCCAACAGGCCTGGTCCAGCGTCCTCCGGTAG
- a CDS encoding WD40 repeat domain-containing protein translates to MPSEKNPALLPTGDEWLRATGFRLGLRLRYSLTGHDSPVQAVATAVIDGRPVAVTGGHDGTVRLWDLTARQQIGAPLTGHTKRVRAVATSVIDSRPVAVTGGHDGTVRLWDLTARQQIGDPLTGHTGGVEAVTTALIDGRPRVLTAGADGTARLWDLTTGRQIGEPLTVDYGELWAVAAVVVDGRPVAVTGGADGTVRLWDLTTGRQIGEPLTGHPDEVGQVAAVVVDGRPHVVTGDEDGTVLVWDLTTGRQIGGPLTGHDGGVGAVAAVLIDGRPVAVTGGHDGTVRLWDLTSGQQIGEPFTDHHGAVFALAVVIDGNPQVVTGSIDGTVRLWDLT, encoded by the coding sequence ATGCCCTCTGAGAAGAATCCAGCACTCCTCCCCACCGGCGACGAGTGGTTGCGGGCCACCGGCTTCCGGCTCGGCCTCCGACTTCGGTATTCCCTGACCGGCCACGACAGCCCGGTGCAGGCGGTGGCGACGGCGGTGATCGACGGCCGTCCCGTCGCCGTCACCGGAGGCCACGACGGGACGGTGCGGCTGTGGGACCTCACCGCCCGTCAGCAGATCGGTGCACCCCTGACCGGCCACACCAAGCGGGTGCGCGCGGTGGCGACGTCGGTGATCGACAGCCGTCCCGTCGCCGTCACCGGAGGCCACGACGGGACGGTGCGGCTGTGGGACCTCACCGCCCGTCAGCAGATCGGCGATCCCCTGACCGGCCACACCGGCGGGGTGGAGGCGGTTACGACGGCACTGATCGACGGTCGGCCCCGCGTTCTCACCGCCGGCGCCGACGGGACGGCGCGGCTGTGGGACCTCACCACCGGTCGGCAGATCGGCGAACCCCTCACCGTCGACTACGGCGAGCTGTGGGCGGTGGCGGCGGTCGTGGTGGACGGCCGCCCCGTCGCCGTCACCGGAGGCGCCGACGGCACGGTGCGGCTGTGGGACCTCACCACCGGTCGGCAGATCGGCGAACCCCTCACCGGACACCCCGACGAGGTTGGTCAGGTGGCGGCGGTCGTGGTGGACGGCCGCCCCCACGTCGTCACCGGCGACGAGGACGGGACGGTGCTGGTGTGGGATCTCACCACCGGTCGGCAGATCGGCGGCCCCCTCACCGGGCACGACGGCGGGGTGGGTGCGGTGGCGGCGGTGCTGATCGACGGCCGTCCCGTCGCCGTCACCGGAGGCCACGACGGGACGGTGCGGCTGTGGGACCTCACCAGCGGTCAGCAGATCGGCGAGCCGTTCACCGATCACCATGGCGCCGTGTTCGCGCTGGCCGTGGTGATCGACGGCAACCCCCAGGTCGTCACCGGCAGCATCGACGGGACGGTGCGGCTGTGGGACCTGACCTGA
- a CDS encoding RNA polymerase sigma factor, translating to MNESLLRELVPVVIGVLVRRGADFAAAEDAVQDALVEAVRVGPDDPLRDPKGWLITVAWRKFLDAARAETSRRHREIRVESEPVPGPGESADHTLQLYFLCAHPSLTPASAVALTLRAVGGLTTRQIAQAYLVPEATMAQRISRAKRTVSGVRFNQPGDVATVLRVLYLVFNEGYSGDVDLAGEAIRLTRQLAAMTKHEEVAGLLALMLLHHARRPARTAPDGRLVPLAEQDRGRWNTRLIAEGVDVLQAALARDRLGEFQAQAAIAALHADARTAAETDWVQIVEWYDELVRLTGNPVARLNRAVAVGEADGARAGLAALAELDPALPRHTAVAAYLHERDGDPVTAARLYAEAARQAPSLPERDHLTRQAARINAQLRG from the coding sequence GTGAACGAGTCGCTGCTGCGGGAGCTGGTGCCCGTGGTGATCGGTGTTCTCGTCCGCCGCGGAGCCGACTTCGCGGCGGCCGAGGACGCCGTGCAGGACGCCCTGGTCGAGGCCGTACGCGTGGGGCCGGACGACCCGCTGCGAGATCCCAAGGGCTGGCTGATCACCGTGGCCTGGCGCAAGTTCCTCGACGCCGCCCGCGCCGAAACCTCCCGACGGCACCGCGAGATACGCGTCGAGAGCGAGCCGGTGCCCGGCCCGGGTGAGTCGGCCGACCACACGCTCCAGCTGTACTTCCTGTGCGCGCACCCGTCCCTGACGCCGGCCTCGGCCGTCGCGCTCACGCTGCGCGCGGTCGGCGGCCTGACCACGCGTCAGATCGCGCAGGCCTACCTCGTGCCGGAGGCGACCATGGCCCAGCGGATCAGCAGGGCCAAGCGCACCGTCTCGGGCGTACGGTTCAACCAGCCGGGTGACGTCGCCACGGTGCTGCGCGTGCTCTATCTGGTCTTCAACGAGGGCTACTCCGGCGACGTCGACCTCGCCGGTGAGGCGATCCGGCTCACCCGCCAGCTGGCCGCGATGACCAAGCATGAGGAGGTCGCGGGCCTGCTCGCGCTCATGCTGCTCCACCATGCCCGGCGTCCGGCGCGGACCGCTCCCGACGGGAGGCTCGTGCCCCTGGCCGAGCAGGACCGCGGCCGGTGGAACACCCGCCTGATCGCCGAGGGGGTCGACGTGCTCCAGGCAGCCCTCGCCCGCGACCGGCTGGGCGAGTTCCAGGCCCAGGCCGCCATCGCCGCGCTCCACGCCGACGCCAGGACGGCCGCGGAGACCGACTGGGTGCAGATCGTCGAGTGGTACGACGAACTGGTGCGCCTCACCGGCAACCCGGTGGCCCGCCTCAACCGGGCCGTCGCGGTCGGTGAGGCCGACGGCGCGCGGGCCGGTCTGGCCGCGCTGGCTGAGCTCGACCCCGCCCTGCCCCGCCATACCGCCGTCGCGGCCTACCTGCACGAGCGCGACGGCGACCCGGTGACCGCGGCACGCCTCTACGCCGAAGCCGCCCGACAGGCGCCCAGCCTCCCCGAACGCGACCACCTCACGCGACAGGCCGCACGGATCAACGCGCAGCTGCGCGGCTGA
- a CDS encoding YciI family protein — MAKYLLLKHYRGAPAAVNDVPMDQWTPEELSAHVQYMADFAARLEGTGEFVDAQALSPEGTFVRYDGEGRPPVTDGPFAETKDLIAGWMVIDVDGYERALELAGELSAAPGAGGKPIHEWLEVRPFMVEQPTVIE, encoded by the coding sequence ATGGCCAAGTACCTGCTGCTCAAGCACTACCGGGGCGCGCCGGCAGCGGTCAACGACGTGCCGATGGACCAGTGGACGCCGGAGGAGCTCTCTGCCCACGTGCAGTACATGGCGGACTTCGCCGCCCGGCTGGAGGGCACGGGCGAGTTCGTCGACGCCCAGGCGCTCTCCCCGGAGGGGACGTTCGTCCGCTACGACGGCGAGGGGCGGCCGCCGGTCACCGACGGCCCGTTCGCGGAGACCAAGGACCTGATCGCCGGCTGGATGGTGATCGACGTCGACGGCTACGAGCGGGCGCTCGAGCTGGCCGGCGAGCTGTCGGCGGCACCGGGCGCGGGTGGCAAGCCGATCCACGAGTGGCTTGAGGTGCGCCCGTTCATGGTCGAGCAGCCAACGGTGATCGAGTGA
- a CDS encoding response regulator transcription factor — translation MRVVIVEDNVLLSSGLELLLTAKGCEVVAVVGDGEAFLDAVTEHRPDIAIVDVRLPPSFRDEGIHAALRARREHGALPILVLSQYVEREYAGELLSDGRGGIGYLLKDRIGRVAEFVDALRRVAAGGTAMDPEVVAQLLVRRAGDPLDTLTPRERESLALMAQGHDNATIAERMRISDNAVHKHIGNIFAKLGLAPDDSGHRRVRAVLTYLDGTFRPAEPDPGRGNPR, via the coding sequence GTGCGGGTCGTGATCGTCGAGGACAACGTCCTGCTGTCCAGCGGCCTGGAGCTGCTGCTGACGGCGAAGGGCTGCGAAGTCGTGGCGGTCGTCGGCGACGGCGAGGCGTTCCTCGACGCCGTCACCGAGCACCGCCCCGACATCGCCATCGTCGACGTGCGGCTGCCACCGTCGTTCCGCGACGAGGGGATCCACGCCGCGCTGCGGGCCCGCCGCGAGCACGGCGCGCTGCCGATCCTGGTGCTCTCGCAGTACGTCGAGCGCGAGTACGCCGGCGAGCTCCTCTCCGACGGCCGCGGCGGCATCGGCTACCTCCTCAAGGACCGCATCGGCCGGGTGGCCGAATTCGTCGACGCCCTGCGCCGCGTCGCGGCCGGCGGCACCGCCATGGACCCCGAAGTGGTCGCCCAACTCCTCGTCCGCCGCGCCGGTGACCCCCTGGACACCCTCACGCCCCGCGAGCGAGAGTCGCTCGCACTCATGGCGCAGGGCCACGACAACGCCACCATCGCCGAGCGGATGCGCATCTCCGACAACGCCGTCCACAAGCACATCGGCAACATATTCGCCAAGCTCGGCCTGGCACCGGACGACTCCGGCCACCGCCGCGTACGCGCAGTACTCACCTACCTGGACGGCACGTTCCGGCCGGCCGAGCCAGACCCCGGCCGCGGGAACCCGCGCTGA
- a CDS encoding sensor histidine kinase, translated as MRDRAFSGSVYLLGTLATAVVTALALPVLLAPPAARGWADWHRQRAGRLLGVPVDGRPGGRRNLAWALAHVAVGFPLGLAALLCLGNILVAAVALPLWWAFPVDARPTLLSFFDVHVGDWETALVGGSVQIAVLGAAAWWVLPALARLHARLCLAVLAPSARERLTERVDVLTRSRVGVVDAHGAELQRIERDLHDGTQARLVAIAMQLGMARESLADDPDTVAALLAQAHETAEEAMVELRAVLQTIYPPILADRGLDGALTALAARSSVPVHIEPADLGALPATVEAVAYYVIAEALTNVAKHAAATRVALRIERADDVLSIEVIDDGRGGADEARGTGIAGICRRVAALDGTVRLDSPPGGPTTLAVRIPCV; from the coding sequence ATGCGTGACCGTGCGTTCTCCGGTTCGGTCTACCTGCTGGGCACGTTGGCCACCGCTGTGGTCACGGCGCTCGCGCTGCCGGTGCTGCTCGCGCCGCCGGCGGCGCGGGGCTGGGCGGACTGGCACCGTCAGCGGGCCGGCAGGCTGCTCGGTGTTCCGGTCGACGGGCGACCGGGCGGGCGGCGGAATCTCGCCTGGGCGCTCGCGCACGTCGCCGTCGGGTTCCCGCTCGGGCTGGCCGCCCTGCTGTGCCTGGGCAACATCCTGGTCGCCGCGGTGGCGTTGCCATTGTGGTGGGCGTTTCCCGTCGACGCGCGTCCCACCCTGCTCTCGTTCTTCGATGTCCATGTGGGCGATTGGGAGACCGCGCTGGTCGGGGGATCCGTTCAGATCGCCGTCCTCGGTGCGGCGGCCTGGTGGGTGCTCCCGGCGCTGGCGCGACTCCACGCGCGGCTGTGCCTGGCGGTGCTCGCGCCGTCGGCCCGCGAGCGGCTCACCGAGCGGGTCGACGTGCTGACCAGAAGCCGGGTCGGCGTGGTCGACGCCCATGGCGCGGAGCTCCAGCGGATCGAACGCGATCTGCACGACGGGACGCAGGCGCGCCTGGTGGCCATCGCCATGCAGCTGGGCATGGCCCGGGAGTCGCTCGCCGACGATCCGGACACGGTGGCGGCGCTGCTCGCGCAGGCGCACGAGACGGCGGAGGAGGCGATGGTCGAGCTCCGCGCGGTGCTCCAGACGATCTACCCGCCGATCCTCGCCGACCGCGGGCTCGACGGGGCGCTGACGGCGCTGGCCGCCCGGTCGAGCGTGCCGGTCCACATCGAGCCCGCCGATCTGGGCGCGCTCCCGGCGACCGTGGAGGCGGTGGCCTACTACGTGATCGCCGAGGCGCTGACGAACGTGGCCAAGCACGCCGCCGCCACGCGGGTGGCCCTCCGGATCGAGCGCGCCGACGACGTGCTGTCCATCGAGGTCATCGACGACGGAAGGGGCGGCGCCGACGAGGCGCGCGGCACCGGGATCGCCGGAATATGCCGGCGGGTCGCCGCCCTGGACGGCACGGTCCGCCTCGACAGCCCGCCGGGCGGCCCCACCACGCTCGCCGTCCGGATACCGTGCGTGTAG
- a CDS encoding alpha/beta hydrolase: MKPTCVRALGRLVPALALIALSAAVAPPATADVGPPPPLDWKPCAQGPDDALGKELDRAGARCAELTVPLDHSRPGGRTIKLALSRLPATDRAHRIGTMVLNSGGPGESTLGMPLRTRTAMKDVAARYDLVGLDPRFVGRSTPLDCGWPIGLWLRSAGPTRTRFDHQVAVQRDLAERCARRHADVLPYANTRDTARDIDLVRRVLGERRISFLGYSYGSYLGAVYTQMFPGRTDRVVLDSAGDPDKWGPRATRGTEDEAERALRGWAAWAAERHGTYGLGATTARVLATVNAIVAAAQDRPLRVGAYEVDDQTVPYILSVGSGDDRPAARAQFTSTVRTLNEAAHGRPAAPGSELDGFLTSVLTSAGSPFAGPAAAIICGDRAAPRDPDTYWNDVQRSRTRHPLFGPLKNNIWPCAFWPNGPRERLTHVANPTPALIVSATGDTATTYEGSKAMHRALTGSRLLTLRDTTAHGIYGEYGNTCVDAKVNAYLATGTLPAADPICHP, from the coding sequence ATGAAACCGACATGTGTTCGGGCCCTCGGACGCCTGGTCCCGGCCCTCGCCCTGATCGCCCTGTCCGCCGCCGTCGCACCCCCGGCCACAGCCGACGTCGGCCCGCCCCCACCGCTCGACTGGAAGCCCTGTGCCCAGGGGCCCGACGACGCCCTCGGCAAGGAGCTCGACCGGGCAGGCGCACGGTGCGCGGAGCTCACCGTCCCGCTCGACCACTCCAGGCCCGGTGGCCGCACCATCAAACTCGCGCTGTCCCGCCTCCCCGCCACCGACCGCGCCCATCGCATCGGCACCATGGTCCTCAACAGCGGCGGCCCCGGCGAGAGCACGCTGGGCATGCCCCTGCGGACGCGCACGGCCATGAAGGACGTCGCCGCCCGTTACGACCTCGTCGGCCTGGACCCGCGCTTCGTCGGGCGCAGCACGCCGCTCGACTGCGGCTGGCCCATCGGCCTGTGGCTCCGCTCGGCCGGTCCGACCCGCACCCGGTTCGATCACCAGGTGGCGGTCCAGCGCGACCTGGCCGAGCGCTGCGCCCGGCGTCACGCCGACGTGCTCCCGTACGCCAACACGCGCGACACGGCCCGCGACATCGACCTCGTGCGCCGTGTCCTCGGGGAGCGCCGCATCTCCTTCCTCGGCTACTCCTACGGCAGCTACCTGGGCGCGGTCTACACCCAGATGTTCCCCGGCCGCACCGACCGCGTGGTCCTGGACAGCGCGGGCGACCCGGACAAGTGGGGCCCCAGGGCGACGCGGGGCACCGAAGACGAGGCGGAACGCGCGCTGCGCGGCTGGGCGGCCTGGGCCGCCGAACGTCACGGCACCTATGGCCTCGGCGCCACCACCGCCCGCGTGCTCGCCACCGTGAACGCGATCGTCGCCGCCGCGCAGGACCGCCCGCTGCGCGTCGGAGCGTACGAGGTGGACGACCAGACGGTCCCGTACATCCTCTCCGTCGGCTCCGGCGACGACCGCCCCGCGGCCCGCGCGCAGTTCACCTCCACCGTTCGGACCCTGAACGAGGCCGCGCACGGCCGCCCGGCCGCCCCCGGCTCCGAACTCGATGGATTCCTCACGTCCGTCCTGACCAGCGCCGGCTCCCCGTTCGCCGGCCCGGCCGCCGCGATCATCTGCGGCGACCGCGCCGCGCCGCGTGACCCCGACACCTACTGGAACGACGTCCAGCGCAGCCGTACGCGCCACCCCCTCTTCGGCCCCCTCAAGAACAACATCTGGCCCTGCGCCTTCTGGCCGAACGGCCCGCGCGAGCGCCTCACCCACGTCGCCAACCCCACCCCCGCGCTGATCGTGTCCGCCACCGGCGACACCGCCACCACCTACGAGGGCAGCAAGGCCATGCACCGGGCGCTGACCGGCTCCCGCCTGCTCACCCTGCGCGACACCACCGCCCACGGGATCTACGGCGAATACGGCAACACCTGCGTGGACGCCAAGGTCAACGCCTACCTGGCCACCGGCACCCTCCCCGCCGCCGACCCGATCTGCCACCCCTGA
- a CDS encoding HIT family protein, which produces MRTYTTMWDLSSLLANADVVSQSGAGAISGNTLSITSPGTKTDPAAKVITFRVRQGAVGRGMTIRPTGISSVIAFPGQLGNNTPAPRSRSSTDSPSRPPGPPLPGVGAGPALSAGRRTGQGIRESRTRTPARPGPVRGWDDGRMGVPDGLSCVFCDIVAGRAEASVPYEDEAVVVIMDTHPVAPGDALVVPRAHAVGLEDLDEETSTRMWRIGHRLARALRLSRLRCEGVNVFLADGGAACQQVFHVHLHVFPRHRGDGFRLQVDPISRERRLLDQDASALRAALYALCPGPPSTG; this is translated from the coding sequence GTGCGCACCTACACCACCATGTGGGACCTGTCGTCCCTGCTGGCCAACGCCGATGTCGTCAGCCAGTCGGGGGCCGGCGCCATCAGCGGCAACACCCTGTCGATCACCTCGCCGGGCACCAAGACCGACCCGGCCGCGAAGGTCATCACCTTCCGGGTCAGGCAAGGCGCCGTCGGGCGCGGCATGACCATCCGGCCGACCGGGATCAGCAGCGTCATAGCCTTCCCGGGCCAGCTCGGGAACAACACACCCGCCCCCCGATCCAGATCGTCGACGGACAGTCCGTCTCGCCCACCAGGGCCGCCGCTCCCCGGCGTCGGTGCCGGGCCCGCGCTGTCGGCCGGCCGGCGCACCGGCCAGGGGATACGGGAGAGCCGGACGAGGACGCCGGCGCGGCCGGGGCCGGTCCGCGGGTGGGATGATGGGCGCATGGGCGTCCCGGACGGCCTCTCCTGCGTGTTCTGCGACATCGTCGCGGGACGGGCTGAGGCCAGTGTGCCCTACGAGGACGAGGCCGTCGTCGTGATCATGGATACCCATCCCGTGGCTCCCGGCGACGCGCTGGTCGTACCGCGCGCGCATGCCGTAGGGCTCGAAGACCTCGACGAGGAGACCAGCACACGCATGTGGCGGATCGGCCACCGTCTGGCCCGTGCGCTGCGCCTTTCACGGCTGCGTTGCGAGGGCGTCAACGTCTTCCTCGCCGATGGCGGAGCGGCCTGCCAGCAGGTGTTCCACGTGCACCTGCACGTGTTCCCGCGGCACCGCGGGGACGGGTTCAGGCTTCAGGTGGACCCGATCAGCAGGGAGCGGCGGCTGCTGGACCAGGACGCGTCCGCGCTGCGCGCTGCGCTGTACGCGCTCTGCCCCGGACCACCCTCCACCGGCTGA
- a CDS encoding DUF3841 domain-containing protein: MRLWTVQHRAVLGPLEDIGELVGDWARVMSPSFRPAYEEMVAEMARRGIDCAGRPPLWAWPGPDTRDDRVALTAEMLLNPEGPEEYDRYVVLDLDVPDESVVLSSYGRWNDFLEAVFMGGSPPSMDWSIDQDELDGPTYARVQACFPRLAGPWVLGVRPLEPSSDEPEEAPCVVEAGE; the protein is encoded by the coding sequence GTGCGTCTGTGGACAGTCCAGCATCGAGCGGTTCTCGGACCGCTGGAGGACATCGGTGAACTGGTCGGGGACTGGGCCAGGGTGATGAGCCCCTCATTCCGTCCTGCCTACGAGGAGATGGTGGCGGAGATGGCGCGGCGCGGCATCGACTGCGCAGGCCGGCCGCCGCTGTGGGCATGGCCGGGACCGGACACCCGCGATGACCGGGTGGCGTTGACGGCCGAAATGCTCCTCAACCCTGAGGGGCCGGAGGAGTACGACCGCTACGTCGTCCTTGACCTGGATGTGCCCGACGAGTCCGTGGTGCTCAGCTCGTACGGGCGCTGGAACGACTTCCTGGAAGCGGTCTTCATGGGCGGGAGTCCGCCGAGCATGGACTGGTCGATCGACCAGGACGAGCTCGACGGACCGACCTACGCCCGCGTCCAGGCGTGCTTTCCGCGCCTGGCGGGCCCGTGGGTGCTGGGTGTCCGCCCGTTGGAGCCGTCGTCGGATGAGCCTGAGGAAGCGCCGTGCGTGGTCGAGGCCGGTGAATAG
- a CDS encoding alkaline phosphatase family protein translates to MRLRIALTVIIALIPLTAAAADPDSGPPAEHKILNSRTAAAAPVPVPAVPSGISTDKVLVIGLDGLRHDRIAPADAPNLDALISGGTLGTSLLYTNPMAATSSGPGWSTIATGVWPDRHKVKDNSFTGKRYDLYPDFLTRIEGVNPAYSTYAAVDWKPLGEQGTFGAGIDARVVLDGDSAGYPAEDERITQVSEQVLRDRNPDIAFVYLGQIDIAGHNSGAGSQAYLNAVKANDAQIGRLLSAVRARPTYASERWTVVVATDHGHTGIGGHGGSTIEERRTFVLASGPGIPAGARPADTRLVDVAATVFARLGLPRPAGLDGTSVTVRSADPFETVALSPRVHETGIPAGVTGFTHLPPAGWAVDSTALPSGGVEEWRGWSFTTDEFWSRAERDQWRELFVRGRGVFAVADSDEWDDRSHGAGTYASSLISPAYDVAGRTSAVINYTTLYRPEGNQKAHVQVSFDGGAFTTVKAYGSEAVSTVEALAVTVPPGATTMAVRFRYFDAANNWYWAVDDVRVS, encoded by the coding sequence ATGCGATTACGCATCGCCCTGACCGTGATCATCGCGCTGATCCCCCTGACGGCGGCCGCCGCCGACCCCGACTCCGGCCCCCCGGCCGAGCACAAGATCCTGAACAGCCGGACAGCGGCCGCCGCCCCGGTGCCGGTCCCGGCCGTACCCAGCGGCATCAGCACCGACAAAGTCCTGGTCATCGGCCTGGACGGCCTGCGCCACGACCGGATCGCCCCCGCCGACGCCCCCAACCTCGACGCGCTGATCTCCGGCGGCACGCTCGGCACCAGCCTCCTGTACACCAACCCGATGGCCGCCACCTCCAGCGGCCCCGGCTGGTCCACGATCGCCACCGGTGTCTGGCCGGACAGGCACAAGGTCAAGGACAACAGCTTCACCGGCAAGCGCTACGACCTCTACCCCGACTTCCTGACCCGGATCGAGGGGGTCAACCCGGCCTACTCGACCTACGCCGCCGTCGACTGGAAGCCCCTGGGCGAGCAGGGCACCTTCGGCGCGGGCATCGACGCCCGGGTCGTACTCGACGGCGACAGCGCCGGCTACCCGGCCGAGGACGAGCGGATCACACAGGTCTCCGAGCAGGTCCTGCGCGACCGCAATCCCGACATCGCCTTCGTCTACCTGGGCCAGATCGACATCGCCGGGCACAACAGCGGCGCCGGCAGCCAGGCCTACCTGAACGCCGTCAAGGCCAACGACGCCCAGATCGGCCGCCTCCTGAGCGCGGTGCGCGCCCGGCCGACCTACGCGAGCGAGCGGTGGACCGTCGTGGTCGCCACCGACCACGGCCACACCGGCATCGGCGGCCACGGCGGCTCCACCATCGAGGAGCGCCGCACCTTCGTACTGGCCAGCGGCCCCGGCATCCCGGCGGGGGCCAGACCGGCCGACACCCGCCTGGTCGACGTCGCCGCCACCGTCTTCGCCCGGCTCGGCCTGCCGCGCCCGGCCGGCCTGGACGGCACGTCCGTCACGGTCCGCTCGGCCGACCCGTTCGAGACCGTGGCCCTGTCGCCCCGCGTCCACGAGACCGGCATCCCGGCCGGGGTGACCGGCTTCACCCACCTCCCGCCGGCCGGCTGGGCCGTCGACAGCACCGCTCTGCCCTCCGGTGGCGTGGAGGAGTGGCGCGGCTGGTCCTTCACCACCGACGAGTTCTGGTCGCGCGCCGAGCGTGACCAATGGCGCGAGCTGTTCGTCCGCGGCCGCGGCGTCTTCGCCGTCGCCGACTCCGACGAGTGGGACGACCGCTCCCATGGCGCTGGCACCTACGCCTCCAGCCTGATCTCACCTGCCTACGACGTCGCCGGCCGCACCTCGGCCGTGATCAACTACACCACCCTCTACCGGCCGGAGGGCAACCAGAAGGCGCACGTCCAGGTCTCCTTCGACGGCGGCGCGTTCACCACCGTGAAGGCCTACGGCTCCGAAGCGGTCTCCACGGTGGAGGCGCTGGCCGTCACCGTACCGCCCGGCGCCACCACGATGGCCGTCCGCTTCCGATACTTCGACGCCGCCAACAACTGGTACTGGGCCGTCGACGACGTCCGCGTGTCGTGA
- a CDS encoding TetR/AcrR family transcriptional regulator: MSPKQRRGEATADRVLAAALDLYAAEGPGGLTMTALIAATGVSSGSLYHHFGSFDGLAAALYSHCMSELLDTLVAALERSRTARTGVRAFVGAYLRFVQDNRAAAHFIHASSYAGFLPAHAGRIAEAKAPRMRRIADWLRPHVEAGHVIALPDPLTEMLVIGPVAEISRRWLAGAPDVDLAVAARLLPERIWQSVRGERPLPAGTDL; encoded by the coding sequence ATGTCACCTAAGCAGCGGCGAGGCGAGGCGACCGCCGACAGGGTCCTGGCGGCGGCGCTCGATCTCTACGCGGCCGAGGGGCCCGGCGGGCTGACCATGACCGCGTTGATCGCCGCGACCGGTGTCAGCAGCGGCAGCCTCTACCACCACTTCGGCAGTTTCGACGGACTCGCCGCGGCCCTCTACAGCCACTGCATGTCCGAACTGCTCGACACGCTCGTCGCCGCGCTCGAGCGCTCCAGGACGGCCCGCACCGGCGTGCGGGCCTTCGTCGGAGCGTATCTGCGGTTCGTCCAGGACAACCGGGCGGCGGCGCACTTCATCCACGCCTCGTCCTACGCCGGCTTCCTGCCGGCCCACGCGGGGCGCATCGCGGAGGCGAAGGCGCCCAGGATGCGCCGGATCGCCGACTGGCTCCGCCCCCACGTGGAGGCCGGGCATGTCATCGCCCTGCCCGACCCCCTCACCGAGATGCTCGTGATCGGCCCCGTGGCGGAGATCTCCCGCCGCTGGCTGGCCGGAGCGCCCGACGTCGACCTGGCGGTCGCGGCGCGCCTGCTGCCCGAACGCATCTGGCAGTCGGTCCGCGGCGAACGTCCCCTGCCTGCCGGCACGGACCTGTGA